The region cgcggttgttggcagagtagaagtgcgtccccccccccccccctccgctccctccggcgctcacttcccgcttccttgcttgcgcgtggaagattgagtgcgttcgctctccgtgacagcgtgcgtccccgcacgcttccgctcgagcatacggcgcgcggcgaagattttatctatacggaacctcacggcgacggcgacgacgacagacgacggcgacggcagaaatccggtggaagtgtccatataattgctatcgcaataaaaacacttgTAAAACCAGCCGCTTCTTGGGTAATCGCCCATAGTGGGTCTAAGCCATTGTTTCGAAAGAATGACTGCGTGACTGCTCGCGCGTATCTGTGAGTGTTTACTCCAACCGACAGATTTCACGCTTACTTCTGCTCAGCTCTTGCTCACATTTTGTAGTAAAATCGCATTTTATAGTATGCATCATTCAATTGAGCACATGGCAATGCTACTTGCCGGCTACTAATGGAACCCAATCTTGAAGGTCATGCTTTGCCTCCATGCAGACAATGAAGATGatatagaagccatgttttaaagaTCACATGCTTCTAAGGGTGCATGCAGATGAAGTCAAATTCGAAGTTCTTTCTTAAGATACCAGGCAAGTAAATGTGCCAAATCTTACGCTGAATTATCCGGACCATAAAATGCGAAATCAGGGAAAGAGCAAAACAGTGGAAAGAGCTGAATCTTTTTTCTAAAATTTTAGGAGAAAAACGCTTGCCCCTGTACATTTCTTTCGTTCTCTACCTCTCAAACACACGACGTGGTCCTCGTCCGCTGCAGTAATGCCTTGCGTGGACTCCGAAACACATGCACAGACTCCACCCCTCTCGGAGTCCGAGTGGTGAACAAAACTTCACGCAAGTTTCCATGTGCTGAAGCTACGCGTAAGCGCAGAGGCTAGCGCGCCCCGTTCTGCCAACTGCATAGTCGCAATGGTATTTTTTAGAACCACAGTAGCGGCGGTGCGCAAACTTTAGTAAACTTTTCAAAACAGAACAACTTTACGAGGATGGGGACGTAACGAGAAGGACGGATGAATACAGTCACCCAGTTTTAAGCTTTAAATATTTGTCGCAGTGAAAAAGCCTATCATGTATGAAGCAGTGTGGATACCTTAGACGCACTTCAGATGGCGGCACCCGTTGTGCAATCATGACAACTTCAGCTCAGAGTGCTTGTTTGATCTCGCTGGCATGGGTAAATGGGGGATGCTCCCTTACAAACGTGAAAGGTCACTTATAATGCACGCTAATTACTGCAAAGCGACGAGCCGTTCGTCGGGAACCGAATTAACAAAACGTTTGTTTcgcaagtgctctttgccattggcttgctaccttcactaatgatatgaaATAAAGTGATACAAAGTGGTGCCAAGCagtgacctagcctgcttgatttaatcaggtatgccctACTCATtttttatggcagcaatatttatacatctccataatcgtcttttagagcgcagctcttaaagGCCCGTGGCTGCGTGAGCGTTGGAGTAcccggcgtaaccgagtgaacgcgCGCATttgataaatgaatgaatgaatgaatcctttattttaaggaaggggacaGCGTTCGGATTCCGTTGTGGATTAGGTGGCAAAGGAATCGGTGTTTccggattgttggctgaggcgcatcttcatctcagtctttgatcttCCGCTTTATGCCGACTCTGGTATTACTAGGTGCATGTTCAGTTCCGTCGCTCTCGCATGGGCTGGTCGACCCCTcctacactactcgaaacaagccactttggCTGCCATATGTCGCAATGTATTTCTGTGGTTGAGTGTTAGTTTGTATTCGATTTACTAGGGTTCTAATGCACAGCTCCAAACTAGGTGTTGCAAGTTTGCTCTGCATGACGCCGGACAAtgtgtgcatcgggtataagtgttcgcagtcgtagcttgtctggtttggtgccatttgttaagtatgtgtggtgtgtatgcagcgttcgccataaccttgttcaaaaatcaccgcccaagcactccgtacagttggttaaccagcgaagctgaaacacgcggccccggtgtttatcagtgggttaatcccgacggtacattggtatggtaaagctttatttaGAGAGGGCCACATCCACTTCCTGAATATACCCAAGACTTTGCAGGACTTCACTATAACTATTTCGCGTCTTTTGAAACTCTACAAACTATATCGGAGCTCGGTATTTTTATACTTTCCCGTTGTATCTGACGTCGTTCTTGTATGACGCCCGTTCTGACGAAGGTCCTTACGCCCTGGTAGGGCTGCGTTGCTGGATGTTCCGCCACCACAAAAACGGCTCTGTATTTCGCTTCAATAGCTTAGATGTATAAAAGATTCACTGCAGAAAAAAGGGCATCATCTTGGTGACATCACGGAAGTGACTTTCTCAATGTCATGTTTCCTCCAAAGGTCTTCGATACGCTTTTCGCGATACGAAGTACCTCCCTAGAATGGATTTAATGGATAgaatggatttaagcaaagcccccgctgaaaatactggtattttcagagcgcttcttcgcatgcgaggtgattgtggagatacatatctgaagaatcaTTTggaatgttgccccagtaatTCCTAGTATTTGGGCCTAGATGTATAAAACGAAATTATAGAAATttctggtgaaattatcaaagaaagcctagtcaAAAGTAAACGCTACAGGATGCTTCTCCATACTTGAcaaaacgacggatattgctggagtCGAACAGCTTTCTGTTTGTGCAATGTACCTAAACaaagatgccaacgacatcgaaggagtgtttttaggttttagcaccggaatagatgccctctctcattgcgactgcaggttctatgtaaatgtgtacaaactgctgcagattctagtcacacTTCCAGTGatcactgccagcgcagagagaatattttttaacacgagattacaaaaaactacttgcgctgtACAATCAATGTCTGAAGAACGCATGTTTAGGCTgacgcttctatacgcccacagagacgtccgTATCAACGtatccgaagtcattgaccgcttcgctaaacttccccgccgagtgaagtttctCCTTTAAATAACGAAGCAGCAAAATCAGTGCAAGTAAAGATCTCTTTTCCTTCAGGTACATAAACTCagaattatgaaaacgtatgactgttcattagcttttaaaaacacagaaattttcaccatttattgtaacagcATCATGATCGAAAATTACGTTAGCGtcatacgaaaattacgaggacatcaataacccatttttaccgaccttgctcattgaaagcccggcccacacggtgtttcccaacaaacacactcggatattgggtagttaaacttgccgcatcatctgttgCTTTCGTTTGGCCATTTAATTCTTTCCTTTtaagctacctgcttttacttcttttttgaaccgaatcaatacccttctttaattttgggtgcagaatatttgttgcagctctgcaggcagttaaattacacattttcgtactgatttctgcattattcttctatgattctacccatatggtgctgccGCGACCGCCGCtatgatttctgcgatcatagttttgttgtttcctggatcgtctgtctttctatgcgtaaagtttactatctgtgactgcgcaacatgtttatttgtcttgtttgacgcattatgtacagtgacgtttgcttaaatacgtagatttattggagacttatacatatatttaaatattttgttgcgaagttttgtgtatacaagcagtgaactttgtttctagCGACACTTTTTTCCCCTTTATCAAATTGTACtgtcgcatttgtatattccattctatcttcgcatttccaatgtatattttgcagaactcccgcTTTTTATATGTAGTCATTGTTGCGACTATAGTATCggtataattacaatacacgaccagtaaaagctgctcctgcgcaatctattgcaacgaaggacagcgtcattgatgtttttccctggccattgcatatgtacaaaaatataaacaaggttcttgaatgacaaatattcatcaagatatttgtcttcaacttgttcttttcatggcctttacgtttttcatatcagctgcatgcccTGCTTTGCTGGTGTCGAACTGATATAGCTCTAAAGtacgtgtgatattttctttactttatAAATAGGCAAAAAAACGCGTAAGCAGTGATAACAgttattactgccacaatttttgggacatacgaatatattcttttatgaaaaaatacatattttacttgacagtgcgtagcgttcaataattcgtttgccgCATCTAATATACagtggcattggcaatggcaatgcagctATTCTTCATGTATTTGGTCGCTCGACACTTGCTATAAgaaggaggccgcgctgcaacgtgagccccccccccccccccccccccgacccccgaacaacatttctggctacgccactggttccTTACACTGGCGTTCTGGGAATATTTGCCTTGGTAGTGCAAACAGCATGGCGTATAAAGAAATAAAGAGCACCTCGTGGGACCTAATTTTCGGCATTTTGTATTTGGTCATACAGTTACCATTAAAGGTACTGCTACGAATACGTTAGTTACCATTAAGGACGCGATAAATACCTATATGACAATTAGTAACAATTCAggtgccgaattcacaaagctttttgttcgtaagtgctttATTTACACTGACttgccgccttcgctaatgatatgtccagcagcAACAGGATCAGCCAGCATTTACTCTTACGAACAGTTATAGCGTAAGAGCTTTGCGTTATTATGGTGGCGTCGATCTTCGTAATgcgtaagtgaaaaaaaaatgtcgcagtttcacccgaaaggcgaagcaccaattgcgatagcaaattagtagagagctatacagagtaaggatagtagttttatcagctgtataaacttggacatgcagcagcaccagcaacgcgcagaactgttgtcgacgcagtcggcgtttgcccgcgttcgcaccgaacgcgggcGGCGCTTTTACATAAATACGTCTTTCGTGCCgcagtgccgcagctaaacgtcgcgcctcccctcactccctccatcccgtcctcccccccccccccccagcctctCGCGCGCTCgagaaagttgcgtttgctctctatatacggaaaggaggaaagagacgcttaattctgcagcccttcagggagcacggcgctccggattggctgcagctggacggcagcacgcagccatcgccttggacgagcgacgtccccggcttGCGCTCCCTGCGGGGAGCCGGAAACCAGGAGCACCTTCTGGCTGGCCTGCCCAGCGTACCTCCaacagcggggcccactcctgcaggagttccgccgtcTGGGCCACCCCTCTGGCAaagaggaagatctcctcttcccagGCCGACatcacctttctgcacttcgaggcgtcgtggagtgccttgactcgtcagggctctccgcgcgCCTCTAAGACCAGATTTATACAACAGAGGGATGGCCTCGCTGCCTCCCAACCCACCCCAGACCTGACAGGTCCGAAACAACACCCCTGCTGTCTAAGCTGCACTCTAAGGCctaccatctcggcctgatacgtgccgccacagcctgccggtttgcctcgcccagccatggtgacgacttcaccctatcccctttctctcccactttcccctccctgttggcgctgagccgtgctccctcaggggctgcagaagatagcgtctacctttccctttccacacgaaccacttatacacggcgcagaacgcgcgtttgctctccgacgtgcgttcgctctccgtgaaagcgcgcgtccctcgcgccctttgactcgcacatacagcgtcgggggcgcggcgacgattttatcgccgttgacgtcatacggaacctcacggcgacggtgacgacgacggcgacgccgacggctgaaatctgctttggagtgtccatataattgctaccgcaataaaactATTAAGTTGGTACCGAAGGTTGGGCCATATAGCTATGCTAAGAAAGCGTCACAGTAAGTAGGTTTAAGGACGTCGGACATTTAGGTGTTTAGCGGCAGAATTGACAAAGCTTTATCGTTCGTTAGAGGTGTTTGCCAGTGACATTATATCTGACGTCACGATTGTCCTTGCAGCTCCCCAGTACATCACTCTTTCTCCGCCACTTCGATAGTTCTAATCTTATTGCTTGCATTGCCTTTCTACCATACACATTTCAATGCCATATACTCTAAAACCTATTTGTGACTACTTTCCCTCTTCATATATGCCACTAAGCGGCCGCGCAGCTTCCGCTGTAACCTATAGTTTGGCTCAGCTTGCACGATCGCCATGTGCAGCACTGGTATGGTCATGTCACAAATGTCTGCGCGATGTATGCGGTGCAACGTTTGGCTCTTTCGAACTTCACATCTCAGGATCTGCGCCGTAGTGAAAGCGGCCTTTTGCAGCCGCATTCCTTTCACAAGACCGAGAGCTTCCCTTTCAAAAGCAACACCCTTTCACCTCTGCGACGAGGACTTTGTAGCGCTAAAGGACTGTCTGGTTATCGACAGTACAGAGTTCTGTGGCTTCCACATCCACGCCCGCGATCGAGACAGCTCCTTCATATTCTTGCCTTGTTAGCTGCTGTTGTCGAAGCGATTTAACTACAAGCTGCGCGTCGACAACTTTGGtatcgcaccgttcgtgcatccgCTTATAAAGGCCTTGGGGCTGTGCAGGTTCATAAGAAGCGCAGACTCCCGCTCGCTGCGATTTCCTTAACAAACTTCGCTCTCAGACGTTCTTCCAGCCCTGCCAGCAACCGAAGTCCGCGCCTGCCAGCCTTTGACGGCAATCAGCAGCCGGTTAGCTGCGGCGTCAGCAAACGATGGTCAGCAAATAAAGAGACCTGTGGAAACATCGCACTGACAAGCGAGCTATATGCCGATCCGGCTGGCGATAGGCGGGCAAGTCCCTCGCGAACACGCGCTAACTTTACGAGCTTGTTGGTGATCCCGTCGTTAGgaacaaatgtcgcagtttcgcccgaaaggcgaagcatcaattgcgatagcaaattagtagagagctaataggagtagggatagcagttttatcggctgcataaatttggacacatttggactaactgaattaacaagcgtggtgtcagcccgcacaagcaaacaagaatagatcacaccgagTGACCGCagataacgactgtcaaaacgctggcagcaagcgcagtcgccgcagcgggcgaattgttggcgcggtcaatcgcttcaacggaaactgagcggcgaatgcacagcgaatttaaaggtcagagccgtgtggagataagagacggtgcgggcgaccgccagcgccgggcaaagtgcaggggagttgtgcagagaagttgttggcagaagagaagctgccccccccctccttcctcccgcgctgccttcccgctttcttgcttttgcgtgggagattgagtggccagttccccttgcgcccggttgcaagatacgtatttCGAGCctcagcacaacgtcgccccgcctccctccctcccatacccccacggcctttcgcgcgacggtcgcgtttgctttccgccgtgcgttcactcttcGTGATAGCACGCGGGGgaatacggcacgcggcgacgattttatcagccttggactttatacggaacctcacggcgacgccaacggcagaaatccggttgaagtatccatgtaattgctatcgcaataaaaaatgtaaaGCAAATCTATAGCTGCACGCGGCCAGAGAAGTGGGGAGTTCTCTGTCTGGTGGTTTTATACCCATTGTGTACTTTTATTTCTCCTTTAACACGGCATGCCTTCATACTTCTTTAAAATAGAAAGTTGGTTCTTGTAAAAACAAAGCAGCATTGTGGCAACGTCCCCAAAGTGTCGTACAAACAACGTGTCCAATGGAAAacatcgcattttttttctttccagcatgCGGTGAGAACCAGTTTCAGTGCATGAACGGATTCTGCATATCGTCTGCAACGGACTCGGTTCGCTGCAACGGCATCGCTGATTGTATTGATGgaagcgacgagcgtggttgtggTGAGTGAGCGTGCATTTGtacgaaagtttttttttttttagactttgCAATGGACCCCTTAAAAAATGTGCAAGCTGCCTTTCTAGCAATGCGCGTGGCCCAAAAGATAGGCGGCCGGTGGAATGCGAAAATGATTTTCAATGCTCTGTTATTGCGTTGTTCCTGCTTTTTGCGATATGTCGGcaaaggcgtttttgcatttcgcccccatttaaatgcggTGGCCGCGGCCAGGATTCCGTCCCGCGCCCTCAAGCTTAGGAGCGCCGTGCGAAAGCCATAataggccaccacggcgggtatgggCGAGCATGATAAAGTGCTCGCAATTGATTACGCTGCTTGTTCACACGCAACTTAGAGGTGCATGCATGATGAAGACCTTTCAGTGTCCAACAAACTGCAGTGAAAGACGTCAGGGGCAGTGTCAATGTTGACTTCAAGCCGTACTCAGCACGCTACAGCCCACTTGTGATACAAGATACTAAACCAACGCTACGTCATGATGCCTCGCGGTATATTCTTGAAACTAAACCTGGCGCCTTTATTTGCAAACTAAATAACTGTACGGCCGCCATTAAAGGTTGTTCCACCATTAAATAATCGTACATTAAGGTACGAGTACCTGCTGCGAATCCAACATAATATATCGAATGTTACGCGCCGTTCAGGCACGTTTAAAATAAAGCAATCGACACCTCACACCAAAGTTATCAGCTTCGTTACCACTTGATAAAAAGATCGATCGTCATTCATTAACCGGCCATAGATCCTGCGATACGCAATGAAATAATAGTTTGCTAATCAATCTCTATTTCACAGTTCTCGAAACATTCGTCTTCGACCTTCTCGAAGACTCCGACCTCGTCACACTCGGACTTCTTGTCGGCCCGACACGAACTTTTTCCTGCTTTTCGGCCATCTTCGGCTTCAGGAACACCGAGTTCGTCAAAGTCAGCTTCATGTGCTCCAGGTCTAGCTTGCTCGCGTCTCGACCAACGCTGACTCTCGTTGTTTCCGTGCAGGAAAGAGACCCGTGCCCGATGACATCAGGAAGGTTCTGCAATATTATGGCTGAAAGGAAGGCCAGCGCAGCCATGACCGCTAGCTCGATGTTCTCGAGGCCAATGTCTAGCAGGGCCGACAGGAGATACGCCGCCACGGAGCCAGCACGACCACACGCGAACATCCAGCACATAGCTGCGCCGCGCACAGGGGTCAAGAAGAGCTCCAGGCCATAGCAGAAATTGACCGTTAGCGCAACAAACGCGCAAGCCTTCGTCAGGGCGTAGCTCAGCCGTACTGAAAAGAGCGGGCACAAAATCGGCGCTGCTCAGTGTCACGCTCGTGAGCAGGCCTAGTACGCCGAGCCCCAGAAAATAGGCAGTGGCCACCTGGCGTCGTGTGAACCTCTTGATGGCCCCGACCATTAAAGCGTAGCACATACCCTGAAGGGCCACGGCACCCCAGCGCGCCCAGGCGTCGCTTCTGTGCACTGACAACTTGAGGAACAGTGTAGAAGGCGAATGTGACCGAGAAGTACGAGATGCTCATGACGAAAACGCTGCGCTGGACGGAGACGGCAGTCACGGCCCACGCACGGCGCTCTCTGTAGCAAGGCCTCCTGGTTCTTGAGCATCTCGTCTTTGATCTTCACCATCATGGCCGCCGTTGTGGGCAGGGAGAAGCCGTTGACCTTGGCTAGCGTCAGCGTGGCGACTTCGGCGGCCTTGATTCCCTGCTTAAGATGAGCCATCGGGGCGACTCCTCGACCAGGAAAAAAGCGCTCGTTAAGAGCATGGTCGGCGCCAACATGGTGGACTGCCGGACTCGCCAGCCGATATGCACCTTGCTTCAGCACATCGAACCAAACGTCCGAAAGCGTCAATCCCATGCCCATGGCGACGGTCGTGTGCACATGTCTGTGATCGTGCGATGAGACTTCGTAGAGAAGAATATAAGAGATCACAAAAACGCTAGTGACAGCCGCAGAATTGATGAAGCGCGTGGTCACGTATATCACGTAGGTGTCGGCAAAGGCGATCCCCATAGTGGCGGCGAGCAGAATGCCCACGGATAACTGGATGACGAGCTTGCGCCCTACATGGTCGGCCGCGTATCCGGCTGCAAGCATGGCGACCAGGGCACCGGCACTATAGACGGCATTCGCCAAGCCGACGAGCGGCCGCCGGTGACAGACGAGGTCCCAGCGGCTCACCAGGCTCTCATGCGCCGTTCGTGGGTCGTAGTCCCACTGAAGACAAGGAACCTGCGTAAGCAGTTGACATtcaagctagagcactgcacgggctcgggcttacccgaaagcccgggccggcccggcccgtggggcgggctgggccgggtagaacacttttttcacgggctcgggccgggctcgggcacggcgtgtgctttttgacgcgggcccgggcggggctcgggctttctggtggtgtgcatgtaacgtgcagctagttattctcgggcgtctcaactctgacaaacattatctttcggtctcgggccgggttcgggccagtttcgagtcgggctcgggccgggctcgggcctaaggtaaaggggtggcgggccgggccgggcgggtaacgtagattatttccgggcccgggccgggctcgggtctcgccataaatattttgatcgggctcgggcgggcagcccaacgtaaaaacgggcccgggccgggcccgggctgaaaaaatcagcccgtgcagtgctctaattcaagCAGAGTTTCACGCTACAAGTAGAGACGGCGCATATCTAGTACTGCACCTAATTCTGCCGGTGGTATGGGACGACTTCACAAGGGCACAGCAGTTAACATGTCGTAGGCCCTATGAAcaattttgttattttgttacCTATTATTTATTATGCACGAGATACTAGTGGTGCGCCCCACTTACTAGTAATTGCTCGCAGATTATAAGGCACGGGGATTTATTTTGTTCGATATGATCTGGCTGCCTCTGCTCGGATGCTTCAAGGCAATACACACACGTATAGTTATTTTTGCTACCTGTGTCTACATCCTTTCATTTAAGCTTTGTTGGTATACACAGGGGAGAAAACTTTTGATAAGCATCTGCTTTAGGCAATCTATCATCACAATCAGCACCGCTGTCTCTGAACCAGTCTGAAAGACGCATCCTTAACTCGAGGACATGAATCCTATTCTTGGTCACACGACACTCACATTCCGGTGAAGCGAAGTGCAAATGTACGCTCGTGTACATTTTCTCATATTTAGGTGAACTTAAAAACAGTATTCCTAACAATTCACCTAATGTATACCCCTAGCTGCTCTTCCACGCGTCGACGCTATAGCGAGAAAAAGTTGGATTTACACATTTTCCTTTGTCAAGAACGTAAAAAATCTCGACCGGAATTCACAAAGCCTTCTTATGCTAGAATTTTCGTAAGaaaaaatttcagccaatccgtatgccagacatatcattagcgatggcggccagccaatggcaaagcgaacttactaaagaaaagctttgtgaatctggcccctcgTGTCTATATACAAGGTTATATACACTGTGTTTTTGGTGACCATTCGAGAAAATCAGTCTTGTGGAGATAACCGGGAACGGGCTGCGATTAAGCACACACAGGAAGGCCCATCTTGTATTGCGCCGAGTACAATTGAATGGAGCTATGTCATCCTTGTCTGGTATGCTCTATTTCAGTTCTATTACCGCATTTTAATATGAACCTACGCGAACTAGCGTAATTTCTCGCCTTAAGCACAGTTCACCTCTGTAAAACAGACTGATCTGCATAGTTTCGCAAGACGTGATATGTTGTGCATTCTAAATTTAAAGATATACAGAAGGTGCCAATTTTCTTGTTTACCCTTTAGGGAGTGTTTGAAGACAGCACTTGACTCCGATTCCGGCTTACGGCGAAAAAAAAAGGCTCGTATTTCACAACAGGCAAGCAAAGTACCTGAAATGATTCTGGGATATTTGACCAATAAGGTTAGGGACAGTGTTCTCGGTCGATAACTTTTGTGACACGGCACCATGTATGCAGGCTTAATAAACTGCGCATGACATTGCtgtgataacaattatatggacacttcaagcgcatttctgctgtcggcgtcgtcgttgccctgaggttccctataaagcccaagggcgataaaatcagtcgccgcacgccgtatgctgtatgtgcgagtgaaagcgcgcgagggacgcgcgctttcacggagtgcgaacgcacggtggagggcaaacgcgaccgtcgcgcgaaaggccgtggggggatgagaGGGGGTGACGTGTTACGGCACCAACGGCGCATTGCGAACTGGcaactcagtctcgcacgcgaaaggaggaaagcggcaaggcAGTGCTGGTGGGAGGGGGCAGGGGGTGGCTtttactctgcccgcaactgcgtacttgtacttcgcCCGGCTGCAGCGGTCGCCCtcagccgtatcttgaaagtgttctgcagacggctcatagctttgtatgcgttgtacgttcgccgctcagtttccgttgaagcgatagaatattcgctcactgctgccgctccgcttgctcacgccagcgttttcacagcggttgtctgtggtcatcggataggatctattcatgtttgcttgtgcgcgctgacatcatgcttgttaattcagctagtaagcgaatgtgtccaactttatacacccgataaaactactacccttactccatatagctctctactactttgctatcgcaattgatgctttgcctttcgggcgaaactgcgacattttttttacaactGATTCACCGACTGTGCAGTTCCAGAGACCGAATCTACGATGCTTTTCATTCGTAAGTAATGTTTGCT is a window of Dermacentor silvarum isolate Dsil-2018 chromosome 4, BIME_Dsil_1.4, whole genome shotgun sequence DNA encoding:
- the LOC119448803 gene encoding solute carrier family 22 member 5 → MTLFSARRLARIDLRSSECFDCNDVLGHGLFQRGVALFAAASAFAVHCHTQAFELIASDVDHWCSQPAGVNMSSDAWKNAAIPLEPDGRFSRCRVYASPGDPNITETVPCLQWDYDPRTAHESLVSRWDLVCHRRPLVGLANAVYSAGALVAMLAAGYAADHVGRKLVIQLSVGILLAATMGIAFADTYVIYVTTRFINSAAVTSVFVISYILLYEVSSHDHRHVHTTVAMGMGLTLSDVWFDVLKQGAYRLASPAVHHVGADHALNERFFPGRGVAPMAHLKQGIKAAEVATLTLAKVNGFSLPTTAAMMVKIKDEMLKNQEALLQRAPCVGLRLSYALTKACAFVALTVNFCYGLELFLTPVRGAAMCWMFACGRAGSVAAYLLSALLDIGLENIELAVMAALAFLSAIILQNLPDVIGHGSLSCTETTRVSVGRDASKLDLEHMKLTLTNSVFLKPKMAEKQEKVRVGPTRSPSVTRSESSRRSKTNVSRTVK